In the Tenrec ecaudatus isolate mTenEca1 chromosome 16, mTenEca1.hap1, whole genome shotgun sequence genome, one interval contains:
- the SFR1 gene encoding swi5-dependent recombination DNA repair protein 1 homolog, with the protein MERPSDPALTSPSTPQACEIPPSPHTHSSGKQPMSATLRERLRRTRSSFHSCYSTVVKRLKVEDEERDESFSDKTISSTHESCLGFQESVKHRGSECEESTHLNNAIEEISARDATPLDGGPSSARQNDSVHENLPSPGGVQGERAMLVKQIQEKEDFLRRLKLVKMYRSKNDLSHIQLLIKKWRSCSQLVLYELQSAMSEENKKRSLTELIDHYGLDDHLLHYNRSEEEFIGV; encoded by the exons ATGGAAAGGCCGTCAGACCCAGCTTTGACGTCACCCAGCACGCCACAGGCCTGTGAGATCCCGCCATCTCCCCATACACATAGTTCAGGAAAGCAA CCTATGAGTGCAACACTCAGGGAACGATTAAGAAGAACAAGATCGTCATTTCATTCCTGTTACAGCACCGTGGTCAAACGCCTGAAAGTAGAGGATGAAGAAAGAGATGAGAGTTTCTCAGACAAGACCATCTCTTCAACACATGAAAGCTGTTTGGGATTTCAAGAAAGTGTGAAGCACAGAGGCAGTGAGTGTGAAGAAAGTACACACTTGAACAATGCCATCGAGGAGATCAGTGCAAGGGACGCTACGCCACTTGATGGTGGGCCAAGCAGTGCTCGCCAAAATGATTCTGTCCACGAGAACCTTCCCTCCCCAGGAGGGGTACAGGGAGAAAGAGCAATGTTGGTGAAGCAGATTCAGGAGAAAGAAGACTTTCTTCGGAGGCTAAAACTAGTCAAAATGTATAGATCAAAG AATGACCTGTCGCATATACAGTTGCTGATAAAGAAGTGGAGAAGCTGTAGCCAGCTGGTGCTTTATGAGTTGCAGTCAGCTATGTCTGAGGAGAACAAGAAACGAAGCCTGACGGAGTTGATAGACCACTATGGGTTAGATGATCACTTGCTACACTACAACAGAagcgaagaagaatttataggtgTTTAA